Below is a window of Cytobacillus firmus DNA.
AGCTGTTAAAGACTATTTTGAAAGTCCAGCCAAAGAAAGTGGTTTATGTATCGTGTAATCCATCAACATTGGCGAAAGATATTTCGGTCTTGAGCTCCAAATATAAAGTAAATGGCATCCAGCCTGTGGATATGTTTCCGCAGACGGCGCATGTTGAGTGTGTGGCACAGCTCATTTTAAAAGAAGGCAACTAACCCTTAAGGGAAGTTGCCTTTTTGTTTGTGGAATGGAAATCCGATTAATTCATTCCCGTTTTAAATGTCTGAGGATATTAAGGCACGAACAAAAATCGGCCCTTTTTTAAGAGCCGAGTTAACAAGCAAATTACAGTATTGATTCAAACTGTTTGGAGTAGAGGCTTGAATAGGCTCCATGTTTTGCAAGCAGCGCATCGTGTGTTCCTTCTTCGACAATACCCTCCTCAGTCAAAACGATAATCCGCTGTGCGTTCCGAATTGTTGAAAGGCGGTGGGCTATGACGAGGGTTGTTCGCCCTTTTGCGAGTAATTCTAGTGAGTCCTTAATGATGCTTTCGCTTTCGTTATCAAGTGCACTCGTTGCTTCATCCAAAATGAGGATTGGCGGATTCTTAAGGAATACGCGGGCAATGCTTAGTCGCTGTTTTTGTCCGCCCGAAAGCCTGACCCCCCGCTGACCAATTCCAGATTGGTAACCGTCTGGCAGCTTCATGATAAAGTCATGTGCATTGGCGCACTGGGCCGCAGCGATAATTTCCTCATCACTTGCATTGGGATTCCCATACCGGATATTATCCATTACCGTTCCAGCAAACAGGTAAACATCCTGCTGAACGATACCGATGTTTTTTCTTAATGAATAAAGATCGATATCACGGATATCAATTCCGTCCAGCATTATCTTGCCGTCAGTTACATCATAAAAGCGGGGGATAAGAGAGCAGAAAGTCGTTTTGCCTGCACCCGATGGGCCAACCAAGGCAACATATTCTCCCTGTTTTATTTTAAGCGACATATTTTCCAAAACATGATCCAAATTATCTTCATACCGGAATTGAACATGCCTGAATTCAATTTCACCAAGGACTTTCTTGAGACTCACGGCATTCGGTTTGCTTTCAATTGCGGGCTTTAGATTCATAATTTCCATAAAGCGCTGAAAGCCGGTAATTCCTTCCTGGAGTTGCGTGCTCATATGAACCATTTTTTGAATCGGTTCCAGCATAAAATTTATATACAGCAAAAAAGTAATTAAATCTGCTAAATCAAGTGTGTTTTTTACAATACTGGCACTGCCGAAAATAATAACTGCAATTGTAATCAGCTGGATAAATGTTTGTACCCCATTGTAAAAAATCGCTTCTGCTTTATAGAAGGCTATCCTGCTTTCAAGGAAGAGGTTATTTTCACGAGCGAATTTTTTAATTTCCACTTTTTCATTGGTGAACGATTTTACAACGCGGATGCCAGCCAGACTATCCTCTACCTGAGCGTTTACGTCGGCAATCCTTTCTTTGTTCTTTCTTAATGCCCTGTTTTCAATCTTATTGAGCTGAAAAATAAATAAACCCAGGAACGGCAAAAAGCAAAATACAATAATCGTCAGGGGGGCATTGATGAAAAATAAGATGACAAACGCACCGACTAAACGAACCAGGTATTTTAGATAATCTTCTGGTGCATGATGGTATAGTTCGGAGAGCATCAATAGGTCGTTCGTAATCCTCGACATGAGCTTGCCGATTTTTTCTTTATCGTAAAAACTGAAAGAAAGTTTTTGCATGTGCTCAAACAGTTCGCCGCGCAGGGCGCTTTCCATGCGAGCGCCTAATTCATGTCCTTTAAAGTCAACAAAGTAATTCGCAAGATTTTGGATTGCGGTTAGAACAAGCATCAGCCCGCCAATCCAAAACACTTTATTTAATGCGATTGACAGGTCCCCTTCAAGGACGTCCTTTGTAATATACCTTACGAGAAGTGGAAACAACAAAGACAAGGCGGAGACGATAAAGGCACATGCCAATACGGACAATAATAATTTCCGATAAGGCTTATAATAAGAGAAAAATTTTTTGACTGGAAAATCCATGAGTTACCCCTTTATGTGTTATTTAAATAAACACATATAAGGGAGTACACCGTTACAATTAAAGAAGTGTTTCTCCCTTATATGTTTGTACGGTTTTGTTCATGATGTTTCTCATTGAAATTCCTCCTTAATCATTGATAAGAAAATTATAATCTAATTGTATTAAATGTGTACAGAATATTCGTAAAATTAATGCACCTAAACCTTTTTTAGAAAAAACATTTTATAGGCTTCTTTCAGACCCTATCCTGAAACAAGCCCGAATAAGGAGTGATATGCTATTAACCGCTCTTTCTTTGTTGGAATAATAAAGTGCTATGCTCGAACGATGAACTGTCCCCCTGACCCGCCTAATGAGTTCAGATTGACCCCTTTGAAGCATTCCCGGTTGAGCAAACCAATACCATAGAGTACTACAAAGAATACTAACAAAATGATATATACAGTCTCTCTTTTTCAGTCAGCTGAAGGGTTTCATTCCTGATGTATTAATCAGCCATATTAAAAATTTTTTAATTCACCCTGTCCTTTTTGCTGTTTTCTTTATATATAAGGGGTGAGGGAGCTGAATCAATGGATAGTCTCAATGATGATCATGATGTGATTCGGCGAACCATTTCTGAAGATATTTTGGAGGGATTCAAATGAGCAAGTTTTTGGTGGGGGAGCGGCCTATTATATTGATTCCATCGCTCGCGGTGAAGCTGGGAATGAAGGAGGCGATCGTGCTTCAGCATGTCCATTATTGGCTTTCAGTCAGCAGGAATGAGAAGGATGGCCGAAAATGGGTTTACAACACGTATGGAGAATGGAAGAAACAGTTGCCTTTCTGGTCGCTGAGTACCATTAAACGGACAATTGCCATTCTCGAGGAAAAGGGTTATCTCCTGTCGGATAACTTCAATGCGCATAATTGGGATCAGACGAAATGGTATTCGATTGACTATGAAAAGCTGAGGGAGATTGAAGGAGAGTTAAAGGGGCCCATTCAAATAAAGGGCGGTGAATATTCCCATCAGGATGACGAGGAAACGGAAATTCCGTACGCTGCCATCATCCAATATCTTAATGAGAAAACGGATTCGGGCTACCGGGAGAGCTCCAGGAAATCGAGGAGTCTGATCAGGGCTTGGTGGGAACAAGGCTTCACGCTGGGGGATTTTCAAAAGGTTATTGATTTGAAGGCAGCGGAATGGAAGAGAGACCCGCAATATTCCCGCTACCTGAGACCTGAAACACTGTTTGGCTCAAAATTTGAAGCGTATTTAAATCAAAAGCCGCAGGCACAACAACTGCGGGAGGAAGATTTTAACCTTGACTGACAAAACGGACTTGCTAAAGAGCCGCTGATTAAAAACTAAGGAAAAAATATCTAATGTGAAACCTCTGCAGGCCGTTTGATAAAAAGTGACCAACCATGGTATAAGTGTATAAGTAGCAGAAATAAGCTGCTTTTAATTTTGGGATATGGGTTAGCATGATATCCCTTAATGAGAGGATTGGAATGTAAAAATGAAAGAAAATTTCTGGCGTGAGTTACCGCGGCCATTTTTTATACTGGCACCCATGGAAGAGGTGACAGATGTTGTTTTCCGCCATGTGGTGAGTGAAGCAGCAAGACCTGATGTGTTTTTTACTGAGTTTACAAACTCAGATAGTTATTGTCACCCTGAGGGGGTCAATAGTGTACGAGGGCGTTTGACTTTTACTGAGGATGAACAGCCAATTGTCGCACATATCTGGGGAGATAAGCCTGAATACTTCCGTCAAATGAGTATTGGGATGGCGGAAATGGGCTTTAAGGGATTGGATATCAATATGGGCTGTCCGGTCCCCAATGTGACCCAGAATGGGAAGGGAAGCGGGCTGATCCGCCGTCCCGAACTGGCAGCAGAACTAATACAGGCAGCCAAAGCAGGAGGTTTGCCGGTAAGTGTAAAGACAAGGCTTGGCTTCACAGAGGTAGACGAATGGAAGACCTGGCTGAAGCATATTTTGGAGCAGGACATTGCGAATCTTTCCATCCACCTGCGAACACGGGACGAAATGAGCAAAGTGCCGGCGCATTGGGAGCTGATTCCGGAGATTAAGGAACTTCGTGACCAGGTTGCACCGGATACACTTTTGACGATCAATGGAGATATTCCTGATCGTCAAAAGGGCTTGGAGCTTGCCGAGAAATACGGGATTGATGGAGTCATGATTGGGCGCGGCATATTCCATAATCCATTTGCCTTTGAAAAGGAGAAGAAGGAACATACAAGTGAGGAATTGCTGGCCCTCTTAAGATTGCATATGGATCTCCATGATCAATATTCACATTTAGAGCTGCGGCCGTTCACGGCTCTTCACCGCTTCTTCAAGATCTATGTCAAAGGATTCCCAGGGGCAAGTGCACTAAGAAATCATTTGATGAACACAAGGTCAACAAATGAAGTGCGTGAATTGCTTGATGCCTTTGCGTCACAGAACCTTGAAAATAATAATTGAATTCTTAAGGGGGATGGGCTAGCGGTCCATCCTCCTTTTTTATAAATAAATTTTGGCTTTCTTCACAAGGTTTCTGAGTTGATTGTAGCGGAAGGTAGGAGACTCGGCGGGAGTAGCGGGACAGGCGAGACCCCGCAGACGCGCAGCGTCGAGGAGGCTCACCGACCGCCCCGCGGAAAGCGAGCAGCCTTGAGCGGAAATCAACGGACAGCATTGCTAAGCGAAAACAACAATATATAGGAAAAGAATCAAAATATTAAACTTGAGGTACGAGGATGAAAGCTTTTTTATTATGCACATTCATGGTATTTTCTTTTGCAATCATAACAGGCTGTCAATCAGCTGAAACAATGGTTCTCTTAGATGAAGAAATCAAAGAAATCAAAGTTTCAAAATCAGAGGGTTTAGGCGGAATAAATGAAGAAAGTTTTATTTCTTTCAAGGACAGAAAATCGATCGCTGTATTTGAAAAAGCAATAACAACTGCTGTAAAACAGTCAGGGAAGGCAGATATTAGTAAACCTGAGTATGATATAGCAGTAGAATACAAAGGAGATCTCCCTTCTCACGGCATTCATTTATGGCTCGGTGAGGATAATGAAAAGAGCGCATTCATGTATATTACCAATGAAGATATTTACCAGACTTCACCGCAAATGACAAAGAAACTAAGAAGCCTAATCCTCTCAGACTAACTCCCTCCAAGGCTTTCCTGCCTCGATTTGGAATATTATCTCATATGGTTAACTATCCGAAAAAGGGGTATATAATCACTAAACCAAAAGGAGGTGGCCAAAAATGGAAGTAGAAGTTTTGTGTAACGTGGAAAACTGTAAGTACTGGGCTGAAGGTGATAAATGTGTAGCTGACTCTATTTATGTGATTGGCCAGAATGGCCGGGAAGCGGATGAAATAGAGGAAACAGCCTGTAAAACGTTTGAGCCAGATGCATAAGCATGAGAAAGCCTGACCGCCGGAGGATGAAAAAATCCCGGCTGTCAGGTTTTTTTACATACAAAAAGATGCCCGCTATGTTTTACAAGAAAGGGTATAATAAAGGAAAATGACTATAAAACCATGAAGGCAAGGAAGGAGTTATGATGACAATTAGCAATGAAATCGGATGGAATTTTGATAATAGCTATGCGCGGCTCCCGCAGACATTCTTCTCAAAAATGAAGCCTAACCCTGTACAATCCCCTGAGCTGGTAATCCTTAACGGGGAACTGGCGAAATCTCTGGGGTTAAATATGGATGCTTTGACAAGTGAAACAGGCATTGAGGGCCTTTCAGGCTCTCAAGTTCCAGAAGAAGCTGAACCTCTTGCTCAAGCTTATGCAGGACATCAGTTTGGACATTTTAATATGCTTGGGGATGGCCGGGCAATGCTGATTGGCGAGCAGATAACACCAGAGGATAAAAGGGTCGACATTCAGCTGAAGGGCTCCGGCAGAACGCCATTTTCGCGCGGCGGAGATGGGCGGGCGGCTCTGGGCCCTATGCTCCGGGAGTACATTATCAGTGAAGCCATGCATGCCCTTGGAATTCCCACTACCCGCAGTCTGGCGGTTGTAACAACAGGGGAAGCCATTATCCGGGAGACCATGCTTCCGGGTGCGATCCTGACAAGAGTTGCGGATAGCCATATACGGGTGGGGACTTTTCAATATGCGGCGAATTGGCGGCCTGTTGGGGAGCTTAGAACCCTGGCAGATTACACGATTGAGCGTCATTATCCTGAAATCAAAGAAGATGACAATCCTTACCTGGCTCTCCTAAAGAAAGTGATCCAGCGTCAGGCTGCTCTCATTGCGAAATGGCAGCATATAGGCTTCATCCATGGAGTCATGAACACCGACAACATGGCAATCAGCGGAGAAACGATTGATTATGGTCCGTGCGCCTTTATGGATAAGTATGATCTGGCAACTGTCTTCAGTTCCATTGACAGGGAAGGCCGTTATGCTTATGGAAATCAGCCGTATATTGGCGGCTGGAATCTGGCGAGATTTGCGGAAACCCTTTTGCCTCTGCTGCATGAAGAGGAAGAGGAAGCTGTTAAAATAGCTCAGGGCGCCATTTCAGAATACAATAAAATGTATCAGGACTATTGGCTTGCCGGCATGAGGGCAAAGCTTGGGATCTTTAATGAAGAAGCAGAAGATGAAGCCCTTTTTACCGGACTTCTAAAGATTATGCAAAAGTCTGAAGCCGATTATACGAACACATTCCGTGCCTTAACGCTGGGCGACCTTGAGAACACTGTGTTAGGTAATAATCAGGAATTTGCCGGCTGGCATGGTCAATGGCAGGAAAGGCTGACCAGGCAGAAGGAAACGAAAGAAGAAGTAAATCAGTTAATGAGGGCCAGCAACCCGGCCGTCATCCCGCGAAACCACCGGGTGGAAGAAGCTCTGGAAGCAGCGGTTAACAATGGAGATTACAGCGTGATGAAAAAGCTTCTTGCAGTGCTGGAGAATCCTTATGCTTATAGGGAAGATCAGGAAGAATACTGCAGGCTTCCAGAGCCAGCCGGCGCACCCTATCGAACATTTTGCGGAACTTAATAACAATAAATAGGCAAAGCCTGACCCATTATCGGGTCGGGCATTTTTTATTATGCAGGAATTTTCATTTTAGAAAAGAATACTATCTATGATTAAAAAAGGAGGGAATTTCCATGTTAAATCAATTATGTGTTATTACGATCAAAGTAAAGGATTTGAAAAGTGCGGTGAATTTTTATACTGAGGTTTTAGACTTCAAAGTATCGAAACATTATGGAGATAAAATTGTCAGTCTTGTACATAATGATGTGCCGGTTGTTCTGGAAGAAAGCGCAGATGAAAAAACGGGATCAAACGTATTGCCTGGAATCCTCTCAAAAAATATCGAAAGTGATTTTAGCAAAATGAGAGAAGCTGGTGTGAAAATGCTTTTTGAAAATCCTCAGCCATGTCCTCCTGGCCGTTACTTCATTATTGAGGATCCTTCAGGAAATCAAATTGAAATAGTTGAGTTCACTAATTGATAGAAGAGTTCTAATGGCAGGAGAAGCTGGTGCTTATTGTTGACATCATGAGCTCACAATGTTACTTTTGATATAGAACATACATTCGATTTGGTGATTGACTTGAACATACAGCTTAAAGAAATCATATCAAAAAGTATCTTAACACCTGCCAAAGGTGCGATAGACAATTTTACTCATTCATTGAACCCCTATGCGGGCTGTGCTTTTGGCTGTAAATATTGCTATGTAAGGGAGCTCCCTGTTTCCATTTTCCGTGAAGAGGAATGGGGTGCGTGGATTGATATAAAATCAAATGCGGCAGAGCTTTTGGAGAAAGAATTGGCTAAAGCCAAAAAAAGGGGAAAAGTTGCTTTATTTATGTCCTCTTCCACAGATCCTTACCAGCCGATTGAATATACCTCAAAACTGACCAGAAGTTTATTGGAAGTTATGTTTGAAAATCAGCCTGACTTTTTACATGTACAAACCCGTTCGCCATTGGTAAAGCGGGATATCGATTTATTCCAGCAATTCAGAGATAGAATCAGAATTTCTATGACAATCGAGACAGACAAAGAAGAAGTCAGAAAAGCATTTGCACCAGCGGCACCTCCCATCCCGGCAAGAATGGCTGCACTAAAAGACATAAAAGATGCAGGAATTATAACTCAGGCAACACTGGCCCCGTTACTTCCATGCTCGAGGGAATTTCCTGCAAAACTTAAATCTATTGCCAACCGTGTTACGATAGACGATTTTTGGATGGGGGATGGAAGCGGAGGAAGAAGGACCGAAAGACTGGGAATCCGTAAGATTTTTGATGAGCTTGGTTTGGAGAAATGGTATAATCCGTCTGCATATAAAGTGGTTCTTAAAATGCTGGAGCAGGAATTTCAAGATGCACCCATTCAATTAGGTGTATCAAAAACGGGGTTCAGCCCCGATGGCAAATAGCTGACTAAAGTAAATATGAGGTATTATTATGGATCTATTAAGTTCACAGTACGTAAGAGGCATTAGGCTTAAAAGAGAAGATATACCATCCTTCCATCAGTATCCCTTCAGCCTTCCGAGCCTGAAAACGCTGGATGAAATGGCGTTTCACCCGAAAGTCACCTTTCTGATCGGCGAGAATGGGATGGGTAAGTCGACTTTGCTGGAGGCAGTAGCGGTTGCATTGGGATTCAATGCGGAAGGCGGATCATTCAATTTTAATTTTTCTACCTTTGATTCACATTCCATACTGGGCGAATATTTAAAGGTAATAAAAGGCGTAGATAGACCATCTGATGGTTTTTTCTTAAGAGCAGAGAGCTTCTATAATGTAGCTTCCAATATTGAGGAAATGGACAGGGAAGGCGGAGCACCAAAAGTGATTGACTCCTTTGGCGGCCGTTCTTTACATGAGCAATCGCATGGGGAAGCATTTTTCTCCACCTTTCTTCATCGCTTTCGCGGCAGCGGAATCTACATACTGGATGAGCCGGAAGCGGCACTTTCACCATTGAGGCAAATGTCTATGCTGACAAGGATTCATGACTTGGTCAGCGAACATTCACAATTTATAATCGCTACCCATTCTCCGATCATTATGGCCTATCCTGATGCAGCCATATATGAATTCACTGATGACGGCATCTCAGAAAAGAAGCTGGAAGAAACGAATCATTACCGCATTATGAAGCAATTTTTCGATGATAAGAAGCGAATGCTTCATCATTTGCTGAATGAATAAAAAAATGGAGGCTCATGCCTCCATTTAGTCTATGTATGTTATTCGCTTTCGTGGCTGAACATCCAGTTAACGCCGAATTTATCTGTTAACTGGCCAAAGCTCTTGCTCCAGAATGTTTCCTGCAGCTCCATTGTTACATTACCGCCATCTGCCAGATTGTTAAAATACTTTCTCAGGTTATCCACATCATTAATGACAACTGCGAGATTAATGTTATTTCCTACTGTAAATGGCATACCTGGAAACGTATCTGAAAACATGACAGTACTGCCGCAAATAGTAAGGCTTGAATGCATAACCAGATTTTTGGCTTCCTCCGGGAGAGGATATTCAGGATTCTGCGGAGCATCACCAAAAGTTGTAATCTCAGGCATTTCCAGTTCAAAAGCCTTTACATAAAACTCAATAGCTTCGCGTGTATTTCCATCAAAATTTAAATAGGCATTAACAGCCAACCTGTCCACTCCTTCCTTTGAATACAATTCCATTATAGACAAAATCTTCTAATATTAATATAGTTCAAAAGTCAAAATCACAACAATCTTTATAATTCCTGAAGTGCTTGTTCTATACTGGTAAATCCGCTTCTATCAGCACCATCGGGTTCATCTGATTCAATGATCCACTCATTTCTTTCTGGTGATAATCCTCCATTCC
It encodes the following:
- a CDS encoding protein adenylyltransferase SelO; the encoded protein is MTISNEIGWNFDNSYARLPQTFFSKMKPNPVQSPELVILNGELAKSLGLNMDALTSETGIEGLSGSQVPEEAEPLAQAYAGHQFGHFNMLGDGRAMLIGEQITPEDKRVDIQLKGSGRTPFSRGGDGRAALGPMLREYIISEAMHALGIPTTRSLAVVTTGEAIIRETMLPGAILTRVADSHIRVGTFQYAANWRPVGELRTLADYTIERHYPEIKEDDNPYLALLKKVIQRQAALIAKWQHIGFIHGVMNTDNMAISGETIDYGPCAFMDKYDLATVFSSIDREGRYAYGNQPYIGGWNLARFAETLLPLLHEEEEEAVKIAQGAISEYNKMYQDYWLAGMRAKLGIFNEEAEDEALFTGLLKIMQKSEADYTNTFRALTLGDLENTVLGNNQEFAGWHGQWQERLTRQKETKEEVNQLMRASNPAVIPRNHRVEEALEAAVNNGDYSVMKKLLAVLENPYAYREDQEEYCRLPEPAGAPYRTFCGT
- a CDS encoding tRNA dihydrouridine synthase is translated as MKENFWRELPRPFFILAPMEEVTDVVFRHVVSEAARPDVFFTEFTNSDSYCHPEGVNSVRGRLTFTEDEQPIVAHIWGDKPEYFRQMSIGMAEMGFKGLDINMGCPVPNVTQNGKGSGLIRRPELAAELIQAAKAGGLPVSVKTRLGFTEVDEWKTWLKHILEQDIANLSIHLRTRDEMSKVPAHWELIPEIKELRDQVAPDTLLTINGDIPDRQKGLELAEKYGIDGVMIGRGIFHNPFAFEKEKKEHTSEELLALLRLHMDLHDQYSHLELRPFTALHRFFKIYVKGFPGASALRNHLMNTRSTNEVRELLDAFASQNLENNN
- a CDS encoding AAA family ATPase, translating into MDLLSSQYVRGIRLKREDIPSFHQYPFSLPSLKTLDEMAFHPKVTFLIGENGMGKSTLLEAVAVALGFNAEGGSFNFNFSTFDSHSILGEYLKVIKGVDRPSDGFFLRAESFYNVASNIEEMDREGGAPKVIDSFGGRSLHEQSHGEAFFSTFLHRFRGSGIYILDEPEAALSPLRQMSMLTRIHDLVSEHSQFIIATHSPIIMAYPDAAIYEFTDDGISEKKLEETNHYRIMKQFFDDKKRMLHHLLNE
- a CDS encoding SPL family radical SAM protein, which encodes MNIQLKEIISKSILTPAKGAIDNFTHSLNPYAGCAFGCKYCYVRELPVSIFREEEWGAWIDIKSNAAELLEKELAKAKKRGKVALFMSSSTDPYQPIEYTSKLTRSLLEVMFENQPDFLHVQTRSPLVKRDIDLFQQFRDRIRISMTIETDKEEVRKAFAPAAPPIPARMAALKDIKDAGIITQATLAPLLPCSREFPAKLKSIANRVTIDDFWMGDGSGGRRTERLGIRKIFDELGLEKWYNPSAYKVVLKMLEQEFQDAPIQLGVSKTGFSPDGK
- a CDS encoding VOC family protein, which encodes MLNQLCVITIKVKDLKSAVNFYTEVLDFKVSKHYGDKIVSLVHNDVPVVLEESADEKTGSNVLPGILSKNIESDFSKMREAGVKMLFENPQPCPPGRYFIIEDPSGNQIEIVEFTN
- a CDS encoding DUF1540 domain-containing protein; amino-acid sequence: MEVEVLCNVENCKYWAEGDKCVADSIYVIGQNGREADEIEETACKTFEPDA
- a CDS encoding ABC transporter ATP-binding protein is translated as MDFPVKKFFSYYKPYRKLLLSVLACAFIVSALSLLFPLLVRYITKDVLEGDLSIALNKVFWIGGLMLVLTAIQNLANYFVDFKGHELGARMESALRGELFEHMQKLSFSFYDKEKIGKLMSRITNDLLMLSELYHHAPEDYLKYLVRLVGAFVILFFINAPLTIIVFCFLPFLGLFIFQLNKIENRALRKNKERIADVNAQVEDSLAGIRVVKSFTNEKVEIKKFARENNLFLESRIAFYKAEAIFYNGVQTFIQLITIAVIIFGSASIVKNTLDLADLITFLLYINFMLEPIQKMVHMSTQLQEGITGFQRFMEIMNLKPAIESKPNAVSLKKVLGEIEFRHVQFRYEDNLDHVLENMSLKIKQGEYVALVGPSGAGKTTFCSLIPRFYDVTDGKIMLDGIDIRDIDLYSLRKNIGIVQQDVYLFAGTVMDNIRYGNPNASDEEIIAAAQCANAHDFIMKLPDGYQSGIGQRGVRLSGGQKQRLSIARVFLKNPPILILDEATSALDNESESIIKDSLELLAKGRTTLVIAHRLSTIRNAQRIIVLTEEGIVEEGTHDALLAKHGAYSSLYSKQFESIL
- a CDS encoding conserved phage C-terminal domain-containing protein, encoding MSKFLVGERPIILIPSLAVKLGMKEAIVLQHVHYWLSVSRNEKDGRKWVYNTYGEWKKQLPFWSLSTIKRTIAILEEKGYLLSDNFNAHNWDQTKWYSIDYEKLREIEGELKGPIQIKGGEYSHQDDEETEIPYAAIIQYLNEKTDSGYRESSRKSRSLIRAWWEQGFTLGDFQKVIDLKAAEWKRDPQYSRYLRPETLFGSKFEAYLNQKPQAQQLREEDFNLD
- a CDS encoding VOC family protein, producing the protein MAVNAYLNFDGNTREAIEFYVKAFELEMPEITTFGDAPQNPEYPLPEEAKNLVMHSSLTICGSTVMFSDTFPGMPFTVGNNINLAVVINDVDNLRKYFNNLADGGNVTMELQETFWSKSFGQLTDKFGVNWMFSHESE